A region of Flocculibacter collagenilyticus DNA encodes the following proteins:
- a CDS encoding non-ribosomal peptide synthetase: METKIYPLSLSQRDIYFDQLHRMNNPMYNIGGYMTLAELDIAKLEAAHKTLVESYAAFGVRVKSGDTDVYQYITEQRTTCLPLIDFSQHENPSAAADEWLTALFETPINIHESELFKAYLLKLSEQEYRYIGLAHHLIMDGWGFANWTYDLCCFYNGDIPKGNDKWLETIEKEQQYLTSAKYEKDQAFWHQHCAQLGEKLFTPFYQTQFEKKKTPSGRSITRLNKADFDGLVALSKTHQLGLAQLLLACTASYFANTYQVEHFTFGIPSHNRKGFQEKSSIGVSVGVNPLNIQLSRDMPLLQLAKQLGLQQKQAFRHQRFPMGHVISQLDGLTDKSELYEVGFNYLKLDSQLNFNGHRAKLVYLSNNHETTPLLLTIWDYGDEGMVELQLDYSHAYFTEQEAELVGKRLQFTIEQMVKNPDASVNQLKVVPPCERQLITQFTHGQHISLNPNTTLIDLFEQTVKQHRHSTAAVFNEQQLTYQHLQQQADQVAAFLQAQGIKSGASVGVCLQRGLSMLSTILGIMKTGATYIPLDPNYPSSRLQHIINDSHIQHVMTETDTRALLKTFNDVSLHLVADILANTNDADMPGPFVAPQIAANDVAYVIYTSGSTGLPKGVEITHQNAVAMVEWAMQQYTQQQLSNVLVSTSLNFDLSIFEIFVPLSVGGCCVVVKDALALLDADFTTTLQQCHNIELSLINTVPSAMKALLEMNAIPSSVSVVNLAGEALAKTVVNDILITTKVKQVYNLYGPSEDTTYSTFAVFDKPLTVSPSIGCPIANTQAYIVASDEQIQPLGIPGELYLSGAGVAKQYRNNALLTAEKFAPCQAAGNHIAYRTGDLVRLTTLGQLEFLGRLDHQVKVRGFRVELGEIEHQLNRLPSIKESIVVVHGEYEDAQLIAYVVADDNAQENQQVADIEGEQILSTLANVLPDYMVPTIITVLPSMPLTPNGKIDRKALTAMPIKPMAVGTSNQSLHTSTEKQLAGIWSDVLGVQELGRYSDFFTCGGHSLLAIRLLTRIGEQFLIAMTLPDLFQHASLYEMAAFIDASQCQPQHGINNTAIEAAPQYADIPLSQQQAGLWLLEQAQGPSAKYNMTIALTLTGQLDVHAMEQAIRQVALNHKVLRTQLIDSELGVTQRFSEQANFPFELSQLASAQNIQAHVTQEMATPLALNSSSLMRAKLLRIEPTCGNAEATQHVLLITLHHIICDGWSLNIIAQDLSASYALSLDADPSILAASTVVSMETEALTYADYAYAQASSLPINQKDLEFWQAKLQGAPKLHTLPVIGPRVAQQASMGHSITETLSEQQYQKLRTLAATLKVTPSTILQAAYTILLSRWSNSDDIVIGVPHTGRDLQQTHSMVGCFTNVLANRCELDVQQSVTDLIHQVHQDYISTTQYAHVPLSKLVEQLVTERSQSYHPLVQLLFNYQEVSERTIAFEGLDTALIDVEETNIRFDLELHVEHDGHAMALKWLYADGLFEPALMQRMVGSFAVLLDAMLNTPTTSVGALPLVTAAAKLESVEAGASTSAMHLTELVTQQAQKNPDAIAVSAVNEQLSYADLELRTNQLAGHLIESGVQLGDAVGVSLDRDSHLIIAVLAILKAGAHYIPLDPSYPKERLAYIIDDCAAVNNGKMHVICNQHHQALFTATDDVQLHDVNSVTSHLAESIAQTNTDLAQRLSAINAEHLAYVIYTSGSTGKPKGVEIRHRNALALVEWALAYFKPSDLRAVLASTSLNFDLSVFEIFVTLAAGGQCVVVKDALSLLDSTYTNNTIDISLINTVPSAMKVLLEQGAVPASTQVINLAGEPLSASVVNHILATTSVHAVYNLYGPSEDTTYSTVAKFTSPMNQAPTIGQPISQTQAYVVAQGGQLQPAGAPGELYLGGEGVAKGYRGLAKMTAEKFVDNYFDATPNGSKLYKTGDLVRYNEAHQLEFLGRTDYQVKLRGFRIELGEIEVGLQQLALVKEAVVTVLESKQDDQQLVAYITLEEISDEQASQIYAEPLQLNQTLSEFVPDYMLPQHIMVLDTLPLTPNGKIDRKSLPVPSINQHASAESTEHSATRIQLPTSELEQQIATIWQQLLGRDSISITDNFFAIGGHSLLAARMVHLAAQQYNIQVKPQWVYKAQSIAELAKVIEQHQDNHIRVNSEHKADSEKVSSLTPLAAQRLTSAPLSSSQYRIWFIEQLKGATTEHNIVGGIWLQGNVTQQQVGSCLAQLAERHPILKMQLQLRDHQPSQKINPDFCPQLNYHDCTAEYHIENARQQLVTAHSEHVFNINAAATDAQTPQNAELWSALMIQVAPERAFLHFNFHHLLIDGWSLSLFVQDLLQLLNQQQLSAEGERVDYFDYAHWQQQQLASQTMADSLAFWQSYLKGCNDGISLPFDAPTEAELDETEYTITLDNELTVALGELANKHNGSLVNVLHSGLALLLARLTGELDINIGIPVSGRMQSAIAQTVGNFINNLPLRSQLTLQQSFVSLLQQEIENSHQVLAHQDVPFESILEQHEGVRGQGTASTPLFQVFFNMLNLPTINTQDENAAVTADIEISNTAASKFDLTLYVQPVEENDEQSTVIRFNYNTSKFARSSIVMFAQQYVALLQQIIMQPDMPCGAYSLTPSMINQYSDDERLSNVSLPDMAQPLDMPWPGSVTDLIAQQAQTQPNAVAIEHLNRQWTYKEVDNITSGIAQQLQIQGVTAGDTVAIATTRTDLQVCATLAVLKLGAAFVMMSANWPAERSHHIVSMSQAKVIITLDQNGADYAKQLSRGIIVALDAEQLQAYSITAYPDVAYNVQPDDTAYIAFTSGTEGKPKGVKGSHRSLTQFNAWMSQAFNLTHTDRFGMLSGLVHDPLHRDMFTPLMLGATLVVPTQSEFEYDRLGRWLIEQRISVLHLTPSLGALIAQTSATQTISSLHCCFFVGEKLTKAHVSQFKQFAPNMQIVNLYGSTETSRAVGYYVIKSDSHVDDLPDVSPAGVGVKGAQLLVLNDQQQLCGVAELGQIAIRSHGLALGYLHDDALTAQRFMCIAGQQERFYLTGDLGRYDSAGNVICLGRRDRQVKIRGFRVELAELEVACAALPTVSQCVVLADESSGDVKLRLYVVLAADNVAGDEVDEANALINQQQIQSALAQQLPDYMRPDSMTVVAAIPQTENGKVDNHALLALTTTTLEAEADIPPSTPLESQLCQLWSSILGAESVGINRNFFDIGGNSLLMTQLLARLQSDFNVTISYQDFFENASVQAVAAAITHQQAIQQVFAKNKNKKKVLL, encoded by the coding sequence ATGGAAACAAAGATATATCCGCTAAGTCTTAGTCAACGCGATATATATTTCGATCAGTTGCACCGCATGAATAACCCTATGTACAACATAGGTGGTTATATGACTTTAGCCGAGCTAGATATTGCTAAATTAGAAGCTGCGCATAAAACGCTAGTGGAAAGTTATGCTGCATTTGGTGTAAGAGTAAAAAGTGGCGATACTGACGTATATCAATATATTACGGAGCAGCGCACTACGTGTTTACCACTGATAGACTTTTCTCAGCATGAGAACCCGTCGGCAGCGGCTGATGAGTGGTTAACGGCGCTGTTTGAAACGCCGATTAACATACACGAGTCTGAATTATTTAAAGCGTATTTATTAAAACTATCAGAGCAAGAATATCGCTACATTGGTTTAGCACATCACTTAATTATGGACGGTTGGGGATTTGCTAATTGGACCTATGATTTATGCTGTTTTTATAACGGAGATATTCCTAAAGGCAATGATAAGTGGCTAGAAACGATTGAAAAAGAGCAGCAATATCTAACCTCAGCGAAATATGAAAAAGACCAAGCCTTTTGGCACCAGCATTGTGCGCAACTGGGAGAAAAATTATTTACGCCGTTTTACCAAACTCAATTTGAAAAGAAAAAAACACCTAGTGGCCGCTCGATTACCCGATTAAATAAAGCGGACTTTGATGGACTGGTTGCACTTAGCAAAACCCACCAATTAGGGCTGGCGCAGTTATTATTAGCATGTACGGCATCTTACTTTGCCAACACGTATCAAGTTGAGCACTTTACCTTTGGTATTCCGTCTCATAACCGTAAAGGGTTTCAAGAAAAGTCATCTATTGGTGTATCCGTGGGTGTTAACCCACTTAATATTCAATTATCTCGAGACATGCCGTTGTTGCAATTGGCCAAACAGTTAGGTTTACAGCAAAAGCAGGCATTTAGGCACCAACGCTTCCCGATGGGCCATGTTATTTCACAATTAGACGGATTAACCGATAAATCTGAATTGTATGAAGTGGGCTTTAATTATTTAAAATTGGATAGCCAACTCAACTTTAATGGTCACCGTGCCAAACTAGTATATTTAAGCAATAACCATGAGACGACGCCTCTGCTATTAACCATTTGGGATTATGGTGATGAAGGCATGGTGGAATTGCAGCTTGATTACAGTCATGCGTATTTTACGGAACAAGAAGCAGAGTTAGTTGGTAAACGTTTACAATTTACCATTGAGCAAATGGTTAAAAACCCTGATGCTAGCGTAAATCAATTAAAGGTAGTGCCGCCTTGTGAAAGGCAACTCATTACACAGTTTACTCATGGCCAACATATTTCCCTGAATCCCAATACAACACTGATAGATTTGTTTGAGCAAACCGTTAAACAGCACCGACATAGCACGGCTGCCGTTTTTAACGAGCAGCAACTCACTTACCAGCATTTACAACAACAAGCTGATCAGGTCGCTGCGTTTTTACAAGCACAAGGTATAAAAAGTGGCGCCTCGGTAGGGGTGTGTTTGCAGCGTGGCCTCAGTATGCTGAGTACTATTTTAGGTATTATGAAAACAGGCGCGACTTATATTCCGCTGGATCCAAATTACCCAAGTAGTCGTTTGCAACACATCATCAATGACAGTCATATTCAACATGTTATGACCGAAACGGATACCCGCGCTTTACTGAAGACATTTAATGATGTCAGTTTACATCTTGTTGCAGACATTTTGGCAAATACAAACGACGCTGATATGCCGGGGCCGTTTGTGGCGCCACAAATTGCTGCAAACGACGTTGCTTATGTAATATACACGTCTGGCTCGACTGGTTTACCTAAAGGGGTAGAGATCACTCATCAAAATGCCGTGGCAATGGTTGAGTGGGCAATGCAGCAATATACCCAACAGCAGCTCAGTAATGTGCTAGTTTCAACGTCACTTAATTTTGACTTATCGATATTTGAAATCTTTGTCCCGTTGAGTGTGGGGGGATGCTGCGTTGTCGTGAAAGATGCATTGGCACTGCTCGATGCTGACTTTACGACTACATTACAGCAGTGTCACAATATCGAACTTAGCTTAATTAATACCGTGCCTTCAGCAATGAAAGCACTGCTTGAAATGAACGCGATACCGTCATCGGTAAGTGTTGTTAATTTAGCGGGTGAAGCCTTAGCAAAAACAGTGGTTAATGATATTTTAATCACCACGAAGGTTAAGCAAGTGTATAACTTGTATGGCCCATCTGAAGATACAACCTATTCAACCTTTGCCGTATTTGATAAGCCTCTTACAGTGTCACCTAGCATTGGTTGCCCAATTGCAAATACGCAAGCATATATTGTAGCTTCAGATGAGCAAATACAGCCGTTAGGCATTCCAGGTGAACTGTATTTATCAGGAGCCGGTGTTGCTAAACAGTACCGCAATAACGCGCTATTAACCGCAGAAAAGTTTGCGCCATGTCAGGCCGCAGGCAATCACATTGCATATCGCACTGGTGATTTAGTGCGTTTAACTACACTAGGTCAACTTGAGTTTCTGGGACGCTTAGATCATCAAGTAAAAGTCCGAGGGTTTCGCGTTGAGTTAGGTGAAATTGAGCATCAGCTAAACCGCTTACCCAGCATTAAAGAGTCGATTGTGGTCGTGCATGGTGAATACGAAGATGCACAATTAATTGCTTACGTTGTAGCGGATGACAATGCTCAAGAAAACCAGCAAGTAGCTGATATTGAGGGAGAGCAGATCTTATCCACATTGGCCAATGTACTGCCAGATTATATGGTGCCAACAATCATCACCGTATTGCCTAGCATGCCACTTACGCCCAACGGAAAAATTGATCGCAAAGCATTAACCGCAATGCCAATTAAACCGATGGCGGTGGGTACTAGCAATCAATCATTGCATACATCAACAGAAAAACAGCTCGCTGGCATTTGGTCTGACGTATTAGGTGTGCAAGAGCTTGGCAGGTATAGTGACTTCTTTACGTGTGGTGGGCATTCATTGTTAGCCATTCGTTTATTGACGCGTATTGGCGAGCAATTTTTAATTGCGATGACGCTACCTGACTTATTTCAGCATGCATCACTTTATGAAATGGCTGCATTTATTGATGCAAGCCAATGTCAGCCTCAACATGGCATCAATAACACGGCTATTGAAGCCGCACCACAATATGCAGACATCCCATTATCGCAACAGCAAGCGGGATTATGGTTATTAGAACAAGCGCAAGGGCCAAGCGCAAAATATAATATGACCATTGCATTAACGCTGACAGGTCAATTAGATGTACATGCTATGGAGCAGGCGATACGCCAAGTTGCATTAAACCATAAGGTGTTACGCACACAATTGATTGATAGCGAGCTTGGTGTTACCCAACGTTTTTCCGAGCAAGCTAACTTTCCATTTGAATTAAGCCAGCTAGCAAGTGCGCAGAACATTCAAGCGCACGTCACACAAGAAATGGCAACGCCACTCGCGCTTAATAGTAGCAGCTTAATGCGTGCTAAATTATTACGCATTGAGCCAACATGCGGTAACGCAGAAGCAACGCAACATGTGTTATTGATTACGTTGCACCATATTATATGTGATGGCTGGTCGTTAAATATTATTGCCCAAGACTTATCTGCATCTTATGCGCTATCTCTTGATGCTGACCCGTCAATACTAGCCGCTTCAACAGTAGTAAGTATGGAAACGGAAGCGTTAACCTATGCCGATTACGCTTATGCCCAAGCGTCGAGCTTACCTATTAATCAAAAGGACTTGGAATTTTGGCAGGCTAAATTGCAGGGCGCTCCTAAATTACATACGCTACCCGTTATTGGTCCGCGTGTGGCGCAGCAAGCCAGCATGGGGCACAGCATTACCGAAACGCTGAGCGAACAACAATATCAAAAACTGCGAACACTCGCAGCCACATTAAAAGTAACGCCATCTACAATATTACAAGCTGCATATACCATATTATTGTCACGCTGGAGTAATAGTGACGACATCGTGATTGGGGTACCGCACACTGGCCGCGATTTACAGCAAACCCACTCAATGGTGGGCTGTTTTACTAACGTGTTAGCTAATCGTTGTGAACTGGATGTTCAGCAAAGTGTGACTGACTTAATACATCAAGTACATCAAGATTATATATCCACAACTCAGTACGCACATGTGCCACTGAGTAAACTTGTTGAACAGTTAGTCACAGAGCGCAGCCAAAGTTACCACCCGTTAGTGCAGCTACTATTTAATTATCAAGAAGTATCTGAGCGAACGATTGCATTTGAAGGGCTTGATACAGCGCTTATCGATGTTGAAGAAACGAATATTCGTTTCGATTTGGAGCTACATGTTGAGCATGATGGTCATGCCATGGCACTCAAGTGGCTATATGCAGATGGGCTATTTGAACCTGCTTTAATGCAACGCATGGTAGGGAGTTTTGCGGTGTTGTTGGATGCAATGTTAAATACGCCAACAACATCGGTAGGTGCGCTGCCATTAGTGACTGCGGCAGCTAAGCTAGAATCGGTTGAGGCAGGTGCGTCGACTTCGGCAATGCATTTAACTGAATTAGTGACGCAGCAAGCACAGAAAAACCCTGATGCAATTGCGGTGTCAGCGGTGAATGAGCAGTTAAGTTATGCCGACTTAGAATTAAGAACAAATCAATTAGCTGGGCACTTAATTGAGAGCGGTGTTCAGCTTGGTGATGCTGTAGGGGTATCACTTGATCGTGATAGCCATCTGATTATTGCTGTGTTAGCAATATTGAAAGCGGGCGCACATTATATTCCACTTGATCCAAGTTACCCGAAAGAGCGCTTAGCCTATATCATTGATGATTGCGCTGCCGTTAATAACGGTAAGATGCATGTTATATGCAATCAGCATCATCAAGCACTATTTACGGCAACGGATGACGTTCAACTGCATGATGTTAATTCAGTGACGTCGCATTTAGCGGAGTCTATTGCACAAACTAACACTGATTTAGCTCAGCGCTTATCGGCAATAAATGCTGAACATTTGGCATATGTTATTTATACCTCTGGCTCAACGGGTAAGCCCAAAGGAGTCGAAATAAGGCATCGCAACGCATTGGCGTTGGTAGAATGGGCGTTAGCATATTTCAAGCCGAGTGATTTGCGTGCAGTATTGGCGAGTACGTCACTTAACTTTGATTTGTCAGTGTTTGAGATTTTTGTGACGCTAGCCGCAGGTGGTCAATGTGTTGTTGTCAAAGATGCGTTAAGCTTACTCGATAGCACCTATACAAATAATACGATAGACATTAGTTTGATTAACACTGTGCCTTCAGCAATGAAGGTGTTATTAGAGCAGGGAGCCGTTCCTGCATCGACTCAGGTAATTAATTTAGCGGGTGAGCCGTTAAGCGCGTCGGTCGTTAATCACATATTAGCCACCACGTCTGTTCATGCGGTTTATAATCTTTATGGCCCATCAGAAGATACAACTTACTCTACGGTAGCTAAATTTACTTCACCTATGAATCAAGCGCCAACGATAGGTCAGCCGATATCACAAACGCAAGCTTATGTAGTTGCTCAAGGCGGTCAACTTCAGCCTGCTGGTGCGCCGGGCGAGTTATATTTAGGCGGCGAAGGTGTGGCGAAAGGTTATCGTGGTTTGGCTAAGATGACAGCAGAGAAATTTGTTGATAATTATTTTGATGCAACGCCAAATGGAAGCAAGCTGTATAAAACAGGTGACTTAGTGCGTTATAACGAAGCGCATCAGCTTGAGTTTTTAGGGCGTACTGACTACCAAGTTAAGCTAAGAGGCTTCCGTATTGAATTAGGTGAAATTGAAGTAGGCTTGCAGCAATTAGCATTAGTGAAAGAAGCCGTAGTCACCGTGCTGGAGAGCAAACAGGATGATCAGCAGCTAGTCGCGTACATCACGTTAGAAGAGATAAGCGACGAGCAAGCCAGCCAGATTTACGCTGAACCGTTACAGTTAAACCAGACATTAAGCGAATTTGTGCCAGATTACATGTTGCCGCAACATATAATGGTTTTGGATACGCTGCCATTAACGCCTAATGGCAAGATAGATCGTAAATCACTGCCTGTACCAAGTATTAACCAACATGCAAGTGCCGAAAGTACGGAACACTCTGCAACACGTATTCAACTGCCAACATCGGAGTTAGAGCAGCAAATAGCAACGATTTGGCAGCAATTATTGGGTCGAGACTCAATCAGTATTACCGATAACTTTTTTGCAATTGGTGGCCACTCTTTACTGGCTGCGCGCATGGTGCATTTAGCCGCACAACAATACAATATTCAAGTAAAGCCGCAATGGGTTTATAAAGCACAATCGATAGCTGAATTAGCGAAGGTTATTGAGCAACACCAAGATAACCACATACGTGTAAACTCAGAACATAAAGCTGATAGTGAGAAGGTATCGTCACTAACTCCATTAGCCGCTCAGCGATTAACATCGGCACCGTTATCCAGCTCGCAGTATCGTATTTGGTTTATTGAACAACTCAAAGGGGCAACCACAGAGCACAATATCGTCGGCGGTATATGGTTGCAGGGTAACGTTACACAACAACAAGTTGGGTCGTGCTTAGCGCAACTGGCTGAACGTCATCCAATATTGAAAATGCAGCTACAATTACGCGATCATCAACCCTCTCAAAAGATTAATCCAGACTTTTGTCCTCAGCTTAATTATCACGACTGTACAGCTGAATATCATATTGAAAATGCTCGGCAGCAACTTGTTACAGCGCATAGTGAGCATGTGTTTAACATTAATGCAGCCGCAACGGACGCACAGACACCGCAAAACGCGGAATTATGGTCTGCCCTGATGATTCAAGTAGCGCCAGAACGCGCATTCTTACATTTTAATTTTCATCATCTATTGATAGATGGTTGGTCGTTAAGCTTATTTGTTCAAGATTTACTGCAATTACTCAACCAACAACAGCTCAGCGCTGAAGGCGAGCGAGTAGACTATTTTGATTATGCACATTGGCAGCAACAGCAGTTGGCCAGCCAAACAATGGCCGACTCTTTAGCATTCTGGCAATCGTATTTGAAAGGGTGTAATGACGGAATCAGTTTGCCGTTTGATGCGCCAACAGAGGCAGAGCTAGATGAAACTGAATACACGATAACGCTAGATAATGAGTTGACCGTTGCGCTTGGTGAATTAGCGAATAAGCATAATGGCAGCTTAGTTAACGTATTGCACAGTGGTTTAGCTTTATTATTGGCGCGTTTAACGGGTGAGCTAGACATTAATATAGGGATCCCCGTTTCAGGGCGTATGCAGTCTGCGATAGCGCAGACTGTCGGTAATTTTATTAATAACTTGCCACTACGCAGTCAGTTAACCCTGCAACAATCATTTGTCAGCTTGTTACAGCAGGAAATTGAAAATAGTCACCAAGTGCTTGCGCATCAGGATGTGCCATTTGAAAGTATCTTAGAGCAGCATGAGGGCGTAAGAGGGCAAGGAACAGCAAGTACACCGTTATTCCAAGTGTTCTTCAACATGCTTAATTTACCAACGATCAATACGCAAGATGAAAACGCCGCGGTGACAGCAGACATCGAAATAAGTAATACGGCAGCAAGTAAATTTGATTTAACCCTGTATGTGCAACCTGTTGAAGAAAACGATGAGCAAAGCACCGTCATTCGTTTTAATTACAATACCAGCAAGTTTGCGCGTTCATCGATAGTCATGTTTGCCCAGCAGTATGTTGCGCTATTGCAGCAGATAATTATGCAGCCTGATATGCCATGTGGAGCATATTCACTAACGCCTTCAATGATTAACCAATATAGTGATGATGAACGACTAAGCAATGTATCACTGCCAGATATGGCGCAGCCATTGGATATGCCATGGCCAGGCTCGGTGACAGACTTAATTGCGCAGCAAGCACAAACCCAACCCAATGCGGTTGCAATAGAGCACCTTAATCGTCAGTGGACCTACAAAGAGGTTGATAACATCACCAGTGGTATCGCGCAGCAGTTGCAAATACAAGGGGTAACTGCCGGCGATACAGTCGCGATTGCGACAACACGTACCGACTTACAAGTGTGTGCGACGCTCGCTGTATTAAAGCTGGGCGCAGCTTTTGTGATGATGTCAGCCAACTGGCCAGCAGAGCGCAGTCATCATATTGTGTCTATGAGCCAAGCGAAGGTGATTATCACACTAGATCAAAATGGCGCGGACTATGCGAAACAATTATCGCGTGGCATTATCGTGGCACTAGATGCCGAGCAGCTTCAAGCTTATAGCATAACGGCTTATCCAGACGTAGCCTATAATGTGCAACCCGATGATACGGCGTACATTGCGTTTACCTCGGGCACTGAAGGAAAGCCAAAAGGCGTAAAAGGCAGCCATCGCTCGTTAACGCAATTTAATGCGTGGATGTCGCAAGCGTTTAACTTAACTCACACTGATCGCTTTGGCATGTTATCTGGATTGGTGCACGACCCATTACATCGCGATATGTTCACGCCACTTATGCTAGGTGCCACGTTGGTTGTACCGACGCAATCCGAGTTTGAATATGACCGTTTAGGGCGCTGGCTAATTGAGCAGCGCATCAGCGTATTGCACTTAACGCCAAGTTTAGGGGCGCTCATTGCACAGACATCGGCCACTCAAACTATATCGTCGCTGCATTGCTGTTTCTTTGTTGGCGAGAAGCTAACTAAAGCGCATGTTAGCCAATTTAAGCAGTTTGCGCCTAATATGCAGATAGTTAACCTTTATGGTTCCACGGAAACCAGTCGTGCTGTTGGTTATTACGTGATTAAGTCTGACAGCCATGTTGATGACTTGCCTGATGTCTCACCTGCGGGTGTTGGTGTAAAGGGGGCGCAATTATTAGTATTAAATGATCAGCAACAATTATGTGGCGTTGCGGAACTAGGACAAATAGCAATTCGCAGTCATGGTTTAGCATTAGGGTATTTGCATGATGATGCACTTACAGCGCAACGCTTTATGTGTATAGCAGGGCAACAAGAGCGCTTTTATTTAACGGGCGATTTAGGGCGCTATGACAGCGCTGGCAATGTTATTTGCTTAGGTCGCCGAGACCGACAAGTGAAAATCAGAGGCTTCCGTGTTGAACTCGCTGAGCTTGAGGTGGCCTGTGCAGCCTTACCTACAGTATCGCAATGTGTGGTATTGGCGGATGAGTCATCAGGCGACGTTAAGTTACGTTTATATGTAGTGTTAGCAGCCGATAATGTGGCTGGCGATGAAGTTGATGAGGCTAATGCGTTGATTAATCAGCAGCAAATTCAGTCTGCATTAGCTCAGCAATTACCAGATTATATGAGGCCAGACTCAATGACTGTAGTAGCCGCTATTCCACAAACGGAAAACGGTAAAGTAGATAATCATGCATTACTCGCACTAACAACCACCACATTAGAAGCTGAGGCTGATATTCCGCCTAGCACGCCGTTAGAAAGCCAGCTTTGCCAACTATGGTCGTCAATCTTAGGGGCAGAATCAGTGGGTATTAATCGCAACTTCTTTGATATCGGTGGCAACTCGTTGTTAATGACACAGTTACTTGCCAGATTACAAAGCGATTTTAACGTTACTATCAGCTACCAAGATTTTTTTGAGAATGCTTCAGTACAGGCAGTCGCTGCGGCGATTACGCATCAACAAGCGATACAGCAAGTATTTGCTAAGAATAAAAACAAGAAAAAGGTATTACTCTAA